The DNA region AAAGCATCACGACTAACATCAAAGCCAATAATCTACGATGAAATCCTTCTCTTAAGTTTCAAACTTTCCAACTTCTAACCAGGTATCTGATTCAAGGCTAACTAATCCGGATTACATCCAAACTTTGTACACAAGttcaaaatagcaaaaaaaaacCTATTCCAAGTTCCAGAAAAAAAAACTGAATTCGATATCATGAAAGACAACTCCCTATCAAACATAACtctctaaaccttcaaattgccaacttttggcaaATGGAGTCAAAacatcctaggaacctccaaatccaaatacgaacatacgcctaagtccaaaatcaccatacaaacctattggaaccatcaaacaccaatctgaggtcgtttatacagaagtcaaaccttagtcaacccatacaatttaagcttccaaaataagaCTAAGTGCCTCAATTCACTTTCAAATCTTCTcgaagccaaaccaaccaccaccaccacccccaGTAAAACAATAATAAACAACATACCAGGAGAATCAAATAGGGTAAACAaggctcaaatacataaaatgaccggccgagtcactatattctccccctcttaaacaaacgttcatcatTGAAGGGGTTTCGAATCATACCTGGAAtgccaaaaagatgaggatatctgctccgtatatcatgcttggtctcccaagtcgcctcctcgactggttggcatCTCTACTGAAACTTCACTGATGCAATCTCTTTCAACCTGAACTTCTGAatatgcctatccaaaatagccatcgtCTCTTATTCATAAGCCAAATTCTCATCCACTACAATTAGCTGAAATATAACACATGTGACTAATATTCATGGTACTTCTAAAGCATGAAAACATGAGACATCGGGAGAACTtccgacaagctgggtggaaaagcaagtcCGTAGGCAACCTCATCAaccctctctaacacctcaaatagACCAAAATACCGAGGATTCAACAtgctcttcttcccaaatctcatcactcTTTTTATAGGTGAAACTCTAAGAAGAACTCTCTAACCTCCATGAAAGCCACATCACAAACCtccctatcagcataactcttcttcctagacTTTGCTGTACTAAatcgctcctaaatcaacttcaaCTTTTCTAATGCATCATTAACCAAATTTGTACCTAACAACCAAGCCTTACCCATATAATGCCTCGTATAGAATGCTAGACCGGTAGCTGTTGTCGCAGGCAGACTCAGCTAATGATAGAAATTGATTCCACTGGCCTCTCAAAACTATAACAAAggccctcaacatatcctccaagatctgtatGGTCCACTCGGACTACCCAttcatctgagggtgaaatgcagtACTCAACTTCACTTGTTTGCCCAACTCACACTGATAGCTCTCCAAAAGTGTGATTTAAACTGGGTGTCTCGATCCGAgatgatagacacaggcatacCATACAAGAGAACAATCTCTATGATGTATATCTTAGCCAACTTATCCGAAGTGTAGGAAGTCATGACCGGAATGAAATTTGcagacttggtcaatctgtccacaatgacccaaacaacgTCAAATCTCCTCAAAGTTTGTggcaaccctaccacaaaatccttAGTAATGCACTTCCACTTTCACTCTGGTATATCTAACCTCTGAACCAAACCATTCGGCCTCTGATGCTCAGACTtgacctgttgacaattcaaaaaCCACAAAACATGaccaacaatatccttcttcatcctccgccagcAACAATACTActtcaaatcatgatacatctttgtagcacctgggtgaatagaataccacgaactgtgaacctcctcaagaatcaactccatcaaaccatccacattaggaacacagaTTTGACCCTGaagcctcaataccccatcatcaccaatagccaTGTTCTTAGCATAACCTTGCAACACCGAGTCCTTAAGGACAAcgaaatggggatcatcatactgatgaGCCATGATATGCTCAAATAAGGACAACTGCGCAACAACACAAGCGAGAACTCTACTAGGCTTGGAAATATCCAATATGATGAATCTGTTGGCCAAAGGCTTAACATCCACAGCCAAAGGCCTCTTTATAACTGGGATAAATGCCAGACTCCCCATGCTCTTAGCCTTTCTGCTCCGAGCATCCGCTACCATATTAGCTTTCCCCGAATGATGCAAgttagtgatatcataat from Nicotiana tabacum cultivar K326 chromosome 24, ASM71507v2, whole genome shotgun sequence includes:
- the LOC142178106 gene encoding uncharacterized protein LOC142178106, with the translated sequence MNHRSLQHLFKQKDLNLRQQRSLGLLKDYDITNLHHSGKANMVADARSRKAKSMGSLAFIPVIKRPLAVDVKPLANRFIILDISKPSRVLACVVAQLSLFEHIMAHQYDDPHFVVLKDSVLQGYAKNMAIGDDGVKSEHQRPNGLVQRLDIPE